The window ATAGGTGTTGTTGCCATACGAGAGATTGTTGGTGAGTGTGGTCAATCGCGACTCAATTGCAGTGCGCGTGGTTTGCGGCAGATCGACCAGTGAAGCGCCGCGGATCATGTCGTAAGCGGTGAGGTAAGTCGTGAGCACTTCGGGATGAGTAATGAAGTCGTTGCCGTTTTGCGCTGGAATTGCGGCGACCAGCAGCGCGGTGACAGTCTTGTTCAGGTCGGCGGTGGCGCCGGTCATTGCAAAACGTAAACCCGCGGCTTCCGCGATGCTGGAATTGGTTGCCGCCGCGGCGAACGTGGCTGGCGCCGCGCCGCTTACAGCTTGATTTGCCCGTCCGACGATGTCGGACTTCCAATACTGCTGCGTGGCATTGACCGGTGACTGCCACTCGGCTTGAAGCTTGTTGAGATCGTCGCCGAGAATCAGCGACGTGGTTGGCATACTCGGCGGCAGCACGCCGGTGGTCGAGCCGATCGAAAGTTGCGCGTATCCGCGCTGTGTGGCGACGGTGATCGTAGCCATGACAAGCACCGCGCTAATCTGGGCGCGGCGATTCTTTCCGATCCTCATGAGCGTTCCTCGCGGGAATAGCAATTGCCGGCGAGCAGCAGTGTACCAGACTAGGCACGGTCTTGTCGGGCTGCAAATTGGACAAATTGGCTACCGGTGGCTGGTTGAAGCGGCACGCAGGGCGCTGGTAGGTTGCTGCCAGCCAAACTCGCTAAATCCGCACACCCAGGTCCGCCGCGATGGACGCCGACATCCCTTATCTTCTGCTGACCCCAGGCCCGTTGACGACCTCGAAAAGCGTGAAGGAGGTGATGCTGCGGGACTACTGCACCTGGGATCACGAATACAACGACATTGTGACGCGGTTACGAGCCGACCTGGTACGTCTGGCGGGGGGGGATGCGCGGCATGCGGCGGTTTTGATGCAAGGGAGCGGCACGTTCTCCGTGGAGGCGACAATCGGCTCGGCATTGCCGGCCGATGGCAAGCTGCTGGTCGTGAACAACGGCGCTTATGGCAAGCGAATCGCTGACATCGCCCGATGCTTGCGAATCGCCTGTACCGAGATCACGCAGAGCGAAGCAGCGCCGGCTGATTTGACGCGAATCGAACAGGAGTTGAAGACCGACAGCGCAATCACGCATTTGGCGCTGGTGCATTGCGAGACGACGACCGGGATCTTGAATCCAGCCGCCGAGGCAGGCCAATTGGCGCGGCGGTACGGAAAGACATTCTTACTGGACGCGATGAGCTCGTTTGCCGGGATCGAGTTCACAATCGACGAGGTCGATGCGCAATTCTTGGTGTCGTCGGCCAATAAGTGCCTGCAAGGTGTGCCGGGCTTCGGCCTAATCGTGGCCGATCGCCGGGCACTGGAAGCCACGGAAGGCCGCGCTCGATCGCTGTCGCTTGATCTATTTGATCAATGGCGCGAGATGGAGACGAAGCATGGCAAATGGCGGTACACGTCGCCCACGCACACGGTGCGGGCGCTTGCCGCCGCCATTGCGGAGCTAGACGCGGAAGGGGGCATTGCCGCGCGGGCACGAAGATATCGGGAAAACCATCGCGTGCTCGTCGAAGGGATGGAACGGTTGGGGTTTCGGCCGCTGGTGGCGGCGGAGCATCGCTCGCCGATCATCACATCGTTTATTTTTCCCGACTATCCGCAGTTTCGCTTCGAGACATTTTATGAAGCGCTCAAGCGGCGGCGATTCGTGATTTATCCCGGCAAAGTGAGTCAGGCCGAGACATTCCGCATCGGCACAATTGGACACGTGTTTCCGGACGACATGCGCGAATTAGTGGCCGCAATTGAAGAAGCACTGCGCGAATTGGGGATTCGGCTGTAGCAAGCGCGCCCCTCGAGCGAGCTATGCCTCTTCCTTACGGAAGATGATGCCGCGGTCGATTTCGCGGAAGCCCAGCTTTTGGTACATAGCCAGCGCCGCGCTGTTCTCGCGGAGCATGGTCTGCGACTCAACCACGCTCACCCCTTCGGCCTGCAGGCGGCGGAAAATCTCGCTAAGCAAATACGTGGCGTAGCCTTGCCGCCTTTGATGCTGGTCGACCGCAATATCAATGAGTCCGACAGCGCGTACGCCCCAGGTGGCAGCGAGGAAATCCATATTCCAGGTGGAGGCGTGCGCCAAGGAGGCACCACTGGCGGTGTCGATTAGATCGTAGCGCGTACGATCGAAGCCGCCGAAGGTGCATGCTTCCCACCAGGTGCTTGACTGCGGGTCGGCGGTTGCCTGCACCGTGGTGGAACGACGAATTTGCATCTGCTGCCGGCTGATTGGTTGACGAAAGTCGGCCAGGTCACGGTGGAGAATGACGCAGCGATCGATCTCGCGATAGCCGCTGGAACGGTAGAGTCGCTGCGCCTCGGCGTCGGACTCGAGGACGCCCGGCAGTTCACTGCCGCCGTAGAGTCCCAGATAGAACGGATTGAGTGGGTAGACTCCGCCGCCGTAGAGCACCTTGGCGCCGTGCTGCCGCAGGTACTCCTCGCTGCGCGCGAGGAGATTATGGCCGATGCCGAGACGGCGGTAATCGGGCCGCACCATGAGCATGCTGGTGACGCCCATCACGCGCGAGATGCCGGTCAAGTCGTCGGTGGGGCCGAAGGCGGCATGCACAAAGCCGACGGGAACCTCTTGATCCAGAGCGACGATCAGGCCTTCGTTGTCAAAATAGGGCTTGGCGAGAACCAACTGTTCGAATAGTTCTGCGGACATTGGCTGCACCACGCCGCGCTCGCGAGCGCGGGCCCGCCAGATTTCCGCCAGTTGGGGCGGATCGCTGTTGCGGAACGGGCGGTACCGGATTTCCGGCGTGGGCCGCTCCGAAGAGGATTGGATGTCAGGCTCCGTTTTGGTCATCCGTTGCGTCCCCCGACGCCGGGCCAGGTAGATCGACCATTATCATGCCATCTTCCACGCGCGCTGAGAAAGCGGGTTGCAACAGCGCGGCGTTTAATTGATGGCGTCCGGTGCGCACATCAAACTGCCACCCATGCCAGGGGCAGGTGACGATGGAACCGTTCAGCGATCCCTTGCCCAGCGGGCCGCCTTGGTGCGGGCAAACTCCATCCAGCGCATAAAAGGCGCCAGCAACGTTAAACAGGGCAACGATGCGGTCGGCGGCGACGACCTCAATGCAGGCGCCAGGAGGACAGGCGGCTGCCGACGCGACTCGTACCCAGTTGGCCACTCTTTGCACTCTGACGTCAGCCGTGATCCGTGGCGGGCTCGGTAGGCGGGCGGGACGGGCGCATTATATCGAAAGCGCGTCTAATTCTCTACATCAGGTTTTACCATGGCGCCGCACGTCGTTGCCGCGAGTCGTCAATCGCGGTCCCAACCGCCGGCAGCACGCAGTTTCTCCACTTCGCTGGCCGCCCATTCCTTCAGCCGCACATAGTCGGTCTTGGCGACGCGGTTGAGGGGCAATTCGCCCGAAGCCAGCAGCACGTAGTGTAGTGGCCGCATATAGGCTGCTATTTCGCGGGCGTGCGATTGCAACTCGCGCTGCTCAATACTGGCGTCGGGCTTTTGCTCAACAAACAGCACGATGCCTTCGCTGAAGACGTCATGGCTGACGCCAACCGCGCCGCAGCAAGCGACTTTGTCGGTAAGCAGAGCGAAATGACTTTCGATTTGCGCCGGATGAACCTGATAGCCCTTGGGTTTGATGACGAGCTTGGCGCGGCCCGAGAACATCAATCCTTGATCGGTCTTGTAGCCCAAGTCGCCGGTG is drawn from Pirellulales bacterium and contains these coding sequences:
- a CDS encoding Rieske 2Fe-2S domain-containing protein, whose product is MANWVRVASAAACPPGACIEVVAADRIVALFNVAGAFYALDGVCPHQGGPLGKGSLNGSIVTCPWHGWQFDVRTGRHQLNAALLQPAFSARVEDGMIMVDLPGPASGDATDDQNGA
- the phnW gene encoding 2-aminoethylphosphonate--pyruvate transaminase, encoding MDADIPYLLLTPGPLTTSKSVKEVMLRDYCTWDHEYNDIVTRLRADLVRLAGGDARHAAVLMQGSGTFSVEATIGSALPADGKLLVVNNGAYGKRIADIARCLRIACTEITQSEAAPADLTRIEQELKTDSAITHLALVHCETTTGILNPAAEAGQLARRYGKTFLLDAMSSFAGIEFTIDEVDAQFLVSSANKCLQGVPGFGLIVADRRALEATEGRARSLSLDLFDQWREMETKHGKWRYTSPTHTVRALAAAIAELDAEGGIAARARRYRENHRVLVEGMERLGFRPLVAAEHRSPIITSFIFPDYPQFRFETFYEALKRRRFVIYPGKVSQAETFRIGTIGHVFPDDMRELVAAIEEALRELGIRL
- a CDS encoding GNAT family N-acetyltransferase — its product is MTKTEPDIQSSSERPTPEIRYRPFRNSDPPQLAEIWRARARERGVVQPMSAELFEQLVLAKPYFDNEGLIVALDQEVPVGFVHAAFGPTDDLTGISRVMGVTSMLMVRPDYRRLGIGHNLLARSEEYLRQHGAKVLYGGGVYPLNPFYLGLYGGSELPGVLESDAEAQRLYRSSGYREIDRCVILHRDLADFRQPISRQQMQIRRSTTVQATADPQSSTWWEACTFGGFDRTRYDLIDTASGASLAHASTWNMDFLAATWGVRAVGLIDIAVDQHQRRQGYATYLLSEIFRRLQAEGVSVVESQTMLRENSAALAMYQKLGFREIDRGIIFRKEEA